The Desulfobacterales bacterium DNA segment AGTGTAAAATAGAAGTGATTTTAAAACCCCATCTAATGTCCGATAGCTGCGTTGCCCCGCGAATTGAAATACGCATCCACCAGAATGTGTGGTAGACTCCGCATTCAATTCGCGCGACGTCTTGCTCTCGAACATGATCTGAGGTTTTAAAATCACTTCAATAAATTAAAACTCACAATTTGGAGTTAAGTCGCCCAGAGGCGAACTTCAAAATATTAAAGATTAAGCGATTAAAAGAACATTCAAAGATTCAGCACTTTATTTAAATGGCCAAGGACAAACCCAAAAAAAACCCGGAAGACCGGCATCCGTTTTTTGATCAGATCAGCCAGCTGTGGCGTAACAAAACCGCCGTGCTGGGTTTGATCATCATCGCCATATTTATTATCAGTGCCCTTTTAGCCCCATACATAAGCCCACACGATCCAATTGAAACATCCCTTTACGATCAGCTCAAACCACCGGTGTGGCATGCGACCGGCACATGGAAAAATATCCTGGGCACCGATGATCTGGGCCGGGACATCCTTTCGCGTCTGATCTACGGTGCACGGGTTTCATTGCTCGTAGCGGTGATCAGTGTGGGTTTGGCTTTTTTCTGTGGGACCCTGTTGGGCTGCGTTTCCGGCTATTACAAAGGTTGGCGCGACAACTTTATCATGCGGTTAATGGATATTATTCTGGCCTTTCCCTATATTCTGCTGGCCATCGTTGTGGTGGCCTATTTAGGACCCAGCCTGCAAAACGCCATGATTGCCATCGCCATCACGTATATACCGCGTTTTGCGCGTATCGTGCGCGGCAGCGTTCTTGAAGAATGTGAGAAAGACTATGTCAGTGCTGCGCGCGCCATCGGCGCCAATGATTTTCGCATTATTTTTATTGCCATTTTGCCCAACTGCCTCGGCCCGCTGATCGTGCAGACCACGCTGGGGTTTGCCTCGGCCATTCTGGATATGGCGGCCTTGAGTTTCCTGGGGTTGGGCGCCCAGCCGCCCACACCGGAGTGGGGTGCCATGATTGCCAAGAGCCGCGCGCTGATTTTGCGGGCCTCGTGGGTGATGACCTTTCCGGGGCTGGCCATTCTTTTTGCGGTGCTGGGCTTCAATCTGTTGGGTGACGGACTAAGAGATGCACTAGACCCGAGATTAAGGGATTGATGACAGTGGAAATGGGCAACAAAAACCTATTGGAAATTAAAAACCTGCAGACCTATTTTTATGTTCGCGGTTACGTGGCCAAAGCCGTCGACAATGTGAGTCTGACGATCAGATCCGGTGAAACCCTGGGTCTGGTAGGAGAATCCGGCTGCGGCAAAAGTGTCACGGCCCATTCCATTATTCGCCTGATTCCGGATCCGCCCGGTAAAATCGAGGGCGGTGATATCGTTTTTGATGGTCAGGATTTACTGGCGCTTTCCAAGGCGCAGATGCGCAAAATTCGGGGCAACCGGATTTCGATGATTTTCCAGGAGCCGATGACATCGCTGAATCCGGTCTTTTCGGTGGGCGACCAGGTCGGTGAAGTCATCCGGCTGCATCAAAAACTGTCCCGCAGCGCCACCCGCGAACGCGTGATTGACATGTTTCAACTGGTGGGTATACCGGCTGCCGAAAAACGGCTTGCGGATTACCCGCATCAGATGAGCGGCGGGATGCGCCAGCGCGTGATGATCGCCATGGCCCTGGCCTGCAGCCCCAAATTGATGATCGCCGATGAACCCACCACGGCTCTGGACGTCACCATTCAGGCCCAGATCCTGGATTTAATGAACAAGCTCAAAGACGAAACCGGGGCTGCCATCCTTTTTATTACCCACGACCTGGGGGTTATTGCTGAAATGGCCCAGAATGTGGCCGTGATGTATGCCGGCAAAGTAATGGAGTATACAGATGTTAAAACCCTTTTTGCCAAACCGCTAAACCCGTATACGGTGGGGTTGCTGCAATCCATTCCGGTGCTGGGTCGCGAATCCAAAGAAAGCCGATTGAAAACCATCTCGGGTGTTGTGCCGTCATTGCTGAATTTGCCCACTGGCTGCCTGTACAGTGATCGCTGCCCGGATGTTTTTAGCGACTGCCGCCAAAAGGGCCCCAAGATGGTTCAGGTCGCCGATAATCATTTTGTAAGGTGTTTGAAATATGCCTAACATCCTGCTGGAAGCCCGAAATATCGTAAAACATTTCTCCATCAAAGGCGGTGTGTTTTTAAAGGAAATCGCTTCGGTCAAGGCAGTCGAAGACGTGAGTTTGACCATTGAAGAGGGTGAAACCGTTGGACTGGTGGGCGAATCCGGTTGCGGTAAGACCACTTTTGGCCGAGCGATTTTACGACTGGAGGAACCGACATCGGGTGATATTTTTTTCGAGGGCCAGAGTATCCTCAACTATGACAAGAAAAAAATGCAGGCCCTACGCGAAAAAATGCAGATCATTTTTCAAGACCCGTTTTCTTCTCTCAATCCCCGCAAAACCGTATCCCACATCATCGGTGAGCCGCTGCTGGTTCACGGCCTGCGCAGCCGTAAGAAACGCGACGAACGAGTGCTGGAGCTGTTAAGAGTGGTGGGGTTACGCAAAGAGCACATGCGCCGCTACCCGCACCAATTCTCAGGTGGGCAGCGGCAAAGAATCGGTGTGGCCAGAGCGCTGGCCTTAAATCCCAAGCTGATTGTCTGTGATGAGGCCGTTTCCGCCCTGGATGTCTCCATCCAGGCTCAGGTGATTAATCTACTCAAGGACCTGCAGGATGAGTTCGGTCTGACCTATCTGTTCATATCCCATGATTTAAGTGTAGTGGAGCATGTCAGTGATCGCGTGGCGGTGATGTACCTGGGCAAAATCGTAGAGTTTGCGCCCAGCAAAACCCTTTACAAGACACCGCTTCACCCTTATACCCAGGCACTTTTATCGGCGGTTCCCATTCCGGATCCCGCTCAAAAAAGTAACGAGCGAATCATTCTAAAAGGCGACGTCCCCAGCCCCATTGATCCCCCGCCAGGCTGCAGCTTTCACCCGCGCTGTCTTTTTTCAAAAGATATTTGCAGTAAAAGAGAACCGGAGTTCAGGGAAGTTCGAAATAAGCACTTTGTTGCCTGTTTCTATGCCGGTCAGCTTATATTGAATGCACCAGATGCCTCTTTTGGATAGGCAAAGGCACTTTTTTTACCAATAGCTTCAGGCGAATCGATTTATCTTACACAAAAAACCCGCATCCACATCTGTCGATTTTACCACCCGGGAAGGCACTACAATATAACACTCCTGCGGCGCAATGTGTTCCCCATTGTCGTCTTTGGCGAACACTTGACCTTTAGTCAGTTTGGTTCCGGTGGCGACATCGGCGATGAGGAATTTAAAATTGAGGCCGGGGTTAATGGCGCTGATGCTTTCATACTGCTCAATGGTTTGCAGGTTTTTCTGAGGGGCTCCAGTTGAAACAGGCAGCAATTGGTAGTGTGCCAGTATGGCCTGCATGTGATTCTGTGCAGTATGC contains these protein-coding regions:
- a CDS encoding ABC transporter permease, with amino-acid sequence MAKDKPKKNPEDRHPFFDQISQLWRNKTAVLGLIIIAIFIISALLAPYISPHDPIETSLYDQLKPPVWHATGTWKNILGTDDLGRDILSRLIYGARVSLLVAVISVGLAFFCGTLLGCVSGYYKGWRDNFIMRLMDIILAFPYILLAIVVVAYLGPSLQNAMIAIAITYIPRFARIVRGSVLEECEKDYVSAARAIGANDFRIIFIAILPNCLGPLIVQTTLGFASAILDMAALSFLGLGAQPPTPEWGAMIAKSRALILRASWVMTFPGLAILFAVLGFNLLGDGLRDALDPRLRD
- a CDS encoding ABC transporter ATP-binding protein; the encoded protein is MGNKNLLEIKNLQTYFYVRGYVAKAVDNVSLTIRSGETLGLVGESGCGKSVTAHSIIRLIPDPPGKIEGGDIVFDGQDLLALSKAQMRKIRGNRISMIFQEPMTSLNPVFSVGDQVGEVIRLHQKLSRSATRERVIDMFQLVGIPAAEKRLADYPHQMSGGMRQRVMIAMALACSPKLMIADEPTTALDVTIQAQILDLMNKLKDETGAAILFITHDLGVIAEMAQNVAVMYAGKVMEYTDVKTLFAKPLNPYTVGLLQSIPVLGRESKESRLKTISGVVPSLLNLPTGCLYSDRCPDVFSDCRQKGPKMVQVADNHFVRCLKYA
- a CDS encoding dipeptide ABC transporter ATP-binding protein, producing the protein MPNILLEARNIVKHFSIKGGVFLKEIASVKAVEDVSLTIEEGETVGLVGESGCGKTTFGRAILRLEEPTSGDIFFEGQSILNYDKKKMQALREKMQIIFQDPFSSLNPRKTVSHIIGEPLLVHGLRSRKKRDERVLELLRVVGLRKEHMRRYPHQFSGGQRQRIGVARALALNPKLIVCDEAVSALDVSIQAQVINLLKDLQDEFGLTYLFISHDLSVVEHVSDRVAVMYLGKIVEFAPSKTLYKTPLHPYTQALLSAVPIPDPAQKSNERIILKGDVPSPIDPPPGCSFHPRCLFSKDICSKREPEFREVRNKHFVACFYAGQLILNAPDASFG